TTTTACCTGTCCAAGTCGTGAGTTCCGTGCTGCCCGTTCCGTGATTTCCGTGCTGCCCGTTCCCGGACATTGCCCTGCCCAATTGAGGGCCTGGATGGCGGGAATGCAGAAAGGTATCGTCCTCCGGGTGAGTGCATCTCATGACCTACCAGCGGGCCCCATTCCGTAATGCCGAGGCAGGAGGATTCCGTCGCGTGTTGATCACCCAAGGACCTGGTGGACCTACCGTCGGAGGGCCCCAATCAGGGGCCCAGAAGCAATCGCTCCGGCCGGGATCAGTGCGCCGGGCGATGTCCTACATGAAGCCGCACAAGCTGGCGTTCGCCTTTCTGCTGATGACCACCGTGGTGGATTCCCTCATCATCGTTTCGACGCCTTTGCTGCTCAAAAAGATCATCGACGACGGAATACTCAAGGACGACTCGGGGCTCATCGTCACCGTCGCCCTCGTCGTGGCGGGACTCGCCGTCGTCGACGCGGGCGCGCAGCTCGTGCAGAGCTATTTCTCCGGGCGCATCGGGCAGGGCGTGAGCCACGATCTGCGGGTCGAGGCCTTCAAGCACGTCCAGCGGCAGCCGATGGCGTTCTTCACCCGGACCCAGACGGGGCTGCTCGCCAGCCGCCTCAACGGCGACGTCATGCTCGCCCAGCAGGCCCTCACCACGATGCTGGTCTCCGCGACCAGCGTGCTGACCGTGCTCCTGGTCCTCGCCGAGATGTTCTATCTGTCCTGGCTCATCAGCCTGATCGCCATCGCCATGCTCCCCGTCTTCATCGTGCCCGGCATCTACGTGGGGCGGCGCCTGCAGTACTACTCCAGGGCGCAGATGCAGGCCAACGGCGAGCTGGGCGGCATCATCAACGAGCGCTTCAACGTGGGCGGGGCGATGCTCGCCAAGCTCTTCGGGCGCCCGCGCGAAGAGGCGGCCGCATTCGAGGCCCGGGCGGGTGAGGTGCGCCAGGTCGGCATCGTCTGGACGGTGTACAGCAGGCTGTCCTTCGTCTTCATGGCGCTGCTCGCGTCCCTGGCGACCGCCCTCGTCTACGGCGTCGGCGGACGTCTGGTGCTCGACGACGTGTTCCGCATCGGCACGCTGGTGGCCCTGGCCGCGCTGCTCGGCCGGCTCTACGGGCCCATCACCCAGCTGTCCAGCCTGCAGTCCAACGCGCTGACCGCGATGGTCAGCTTCGACCGGATCTTCGAGGTCCTCGACCTCAAGCCCCTCATCGAGGAGAAGCCGGACCCGGCCGCCCTCAGCGCGCCGGGCGACGGACCCGCGCCGGAGATCGAGTTCGACCAGGTGTCCTTCCGGTATCCGCGCGCCAGCGACGTGTCCCTGGCCTCGCTGGAGTCCAACGCCCTCTCGGCGGTCGAGCGGGCCAAGGAGACGGCGGAGGTGCTCCACGGGATGACCTTCCGGGTGCCCGCGGGGAAACTCACGGCCCTCGTCGGCCCGTCGGGCGGCGGCAAGACCACCACCACCCATCTGGTGTCCCGGCTCTACGACCCGACGTCGGGAAGCGTCCGCATCGACGGCCACGACCTCCGCGACGTCAGCCTCGACTCGCTGCGCGACGTCGTCGGCGTGGTCAGCCAGGACGCGCACTTCTACCACGACACGATCCGCGTGAACCTGTCCTACGCACGCCCCGAGGCCACGCAGCGCGATCTGCTGCGCGCCTGTGACGCGGCCCAGATCGGCGACCTGATCCGGTCGCTGCCCAGCGGCCTCGACACGGTGGTCGGCGACCGCGGCTACCGGCTCTCCGGCGGCGAGAAACAACGCCTCGCCCTCGCCCGGCTGCTCCTGAAGGCTCCCTCCGTCGTGGTGCTCGACGAGGCCACCGCACATCTGGACTCCGAGTCCGAGGCGGCCATCCAGCGGGCGCTGACCACCGCGTTACGGGACAGGACCTCCCTGGTGATCGCCCACCGGCTGTCCACCATCCGTGAGGCGGACCAGATCCTCGTCATCGATGAGGGCGAGGTCCGCGAGAGCGGCACACACGACGAACTCCTGGCGGCGGGAGGGCTCTACGCCGAGCTCTACCACACGCAGTTCAACCGCCCCAGCACCAATGGAGCGGGCCCCGACGCCCACAAGGAGCGGGTGCTGCACGGGCCGGTCCTCGGCGGCGGCCCCGTCCTGGGCGGAAGCGGACCCGTGCTCGGTGGCAGCGGGCCGCCGCCGGCCGTCGGCGCCGATCACATCCTGCGCCTCGGTGCCGATCCGGACGAGCGCTGAGCGCCTGCCTGAAGGGGGAACCGGTGGAGTCGTCGATGGTGACGGAGCTGATCGCCGCACGGGTGGAGTCAACGCCCGGCGCGGTGGCGGTCGAAGGCGAACGGACGCTGTCGTACGGGGAGTTGTGGGCGGAGTCGGGGCAGTGGGCGGCCTATCTGGCCGCGCTCGGTGTCGGCCGCGGTGACCGTGTCGCCGTGGTGATGGAGCGGTCACCCGACTTGGTGGCGCTGCTCCTGGGCGTCTGGCGGGCGGGCGCCGCCTACCTCCCCGTGGACGCGGGCTCCCCGGCGCCGCGCGTCACCTTCGTCATCGAGGACGCGGCGCCCGCGGTGGTGCTGTGCACGCGGGAGAGCCGGAGCGTGCTCCCGCAGGGCGCCGCCGTGCAGATGGTGGACGACCCGCGGGTGCGGGCGGCGATCGCCGCGTACGACGGCCGCGACGTGCACACGCCGGTGGGCGTGCGGGACGCGGCGTACGTGATGTACACCTCGGGTTCGACCGGGGTGCCCAAGGGCGTCGCGGTGCCGCACGGGAGCGTGGCGGCGCTCGTGGGCGAGAACGGCTGGGCGGTCGGCCCGGACGACGCGGTCCTCATGCATGCCCCGCACTCCTTCGACGTGACGCTGTTCGAGGTGTGGGTGCCGCTCGCCGCCGGTGGGCGCGTGGTGATCGCCGGGCCGGGCGTGGTGGACGGCCGCCGGGTGCGCGAGCACGTGCGGAACGGTGTGACCGCCCTGCACGTGACCGCGGGTTCGTTCCGCGTCATGGCCGAGGAGTCCCCGGACTGCTTCACCGGATTGCGCGAGGTGCTGACCGGCGGGGACGTCGTGCCGCCCGGATCAGTGGCCCGTGTGCGCGAGGCCTGCCCGGACGTGACCGTCCGCCACCTCTACGGGCCGACCGAGACGACCCTGTGCGCGACCTGGCATGTGCTGGGGCCGGGCGACCAAGCGGACTCCGTGCTCCCGATCGGGCGCCCGCTGCCCCGTCGGCAGGCCTTCGTGCTCGACGCGGAGCTGCGGCCGGTGCCGGTCGGCACCGTCGGGGAGCTGTACGTGGCGGGGCCGAGCCTCGCGCAGGGCTACTGGAACCGGTACGGACCGACCGCGGAGCGCTTCGTGGCCTGCCCCCACGCGCCGGGGGAGCGGATGTACCGCACCGGCGACCTGGTGCGCGAGAGCGACGCCGGGGAGCTCCTGTTCGCAGGGCGCGCGGACAGCCAGGTCAAAGTGCGGGGATTCCGCGTCGAGTTGGGTGAGGTGGAGGCGGCGCTGGCCGCTCACCCCGCCGTGGCCCAGGCGGTCGTCGTCGCCCGCGAGGACCGGCAGGGCGAGCGCCGGCTGGTCGGCTATGTCGTCCCCGAGGACCCGCGGGCCCCGCAGGACCTGGACCCCCGCGCCGTACGCGACACCATCGCCGAGACGTTGCCCGAGTACATGGTCCCCGCCGCCGTCCTCACCCTGGACAGCCTCCCGGTGACCCGCAACGGCAAGGTCGACCGCGAGGCCCTGCCCGCACCGGACTTCGCGGCGAAGGTCACCGGGCGCGCGCCCCGAACCGAGACCGAGGCGCTCCTGTGCGACCTGATGGCGGAGCTGCTCGGCCTGGAACGCGTCGGCACCGAGGACAGCTTCTTCGAGCTGGGCGGCGACTCGATCATGTCGATGCAACTGGCCGCACGGGCCCGCCGCGTCCACCTGTTCTTCCGGGCGGAGGACGTCTTCGAGCACGCGACACCGGAGGCCCTCGCCGCGGTCGCCCGGTCCGGGCAGCAGGAGACCACCGGCCAAGTGCACAGTGCCGGGATGCTCGTGGACGACCTCACGGAGGACGAGACCGCCCGGCTGCGGGCCGCGGTGCCCGGCATGACGGACGTATGGCCGCTGTCGCCGTTGCAGGAGGGGCTGCTCTTCCACGCGACCTTCGCCGAGGACGGACCTGACGTGTACGCGAGCCAGCGGACGCTGGCCCTCGACGGCCCCCTCGACGTGGAGCGGTTACGTATCTCGTGGCGGACGCTGCTCGCCCGGCACGCGGTGCTGCGCGCGAGCTTCCACCAGCGTGACTCGGGGCAGACGGTCCAAGTCATCGCGGACGGTGTCGAGTTGCGCTGGCGGGAGGCCGACCTGTCGGAACTGCCGCAGGGCGAGGTGCCCGCCGAGGTGGCACGCCTTGCCCAGGCCGAGCGCGCCGAGAAGTTCGATCTCCGCGCGGCGCCGCTGCTGCGGCTGCTCCTCATACGCCTGGGTGCCGGCCGGCACCACCAGATCGTCACCGTCCACCACTCACTCGTGGACGGCTGGTCCACCGACGTCGTCTTCGCCGAGCTGTCCGAGGTGTACGCGGCAGGCGGCGACGGCCGGCTGCTGCCCGCCACGGCGTCGTACCAGGAGTACCTGACCTGGCTCGCCCGGCAGGACAGGGAAGCGGCCCGCGAGGCCTGGCGCGCGGCCTTCGCCGGGGCGGACGAGCCGACGCTGGTGGCGCCCGAGGATTTGGCCGGGGCGCCGGTCGCGCCGGACCCCGTGCCGTTCGAACTCTCCGCCGAACTCACTCGCGGTGTCGCGGAGTTGGCGCGCTCCCAGGGCGTGACCCTCAACACGGTCGTGCAGGGCGCGTGGGCCCAGATCCTCGCCAGGCTCGTGGGACGCACGGACGTGGTGTTCGGCACCCCGGTGGCGGGTCGGCCCGCGGACCTGCCGGGCGTCGAATCGGCGGTCGGCCTGTTCATCAACACCGTGCCTGTACGCGTGAGCCTGGCGGCGGACCAGTCGGTCGCCGGAATGCTCGCGGACCTGCGGGAGCGGCAGATCGCATTGATGGCCCGGCAGCACCTGGGCCTGCGGGAGATCCGTCAACTGGCCGGTCCGGGCTCGGTGTTCGACACGCTCGTGGTCTTCGAGAACCTCCCCAAGACGTCGGACAGCGCAGGAACCGGCACCGACCTGGCCATCCGTACCCTCGGGGAGCCCGAGGACAGGGGCCACTACCCGATGGCGCTGATCGTGGTCCCCGACGTCCGTCTGAGGGGACTCCTCGTGCACCGCCCGGACGTGGTGGCGCGCGACAGGGCTGAGGTCGTGATCACCGCGCTGCGCCGCGTCCTGGAGCAGATGGTGGCGGACCCGTCGGCGCCGGTGGGACGGCTCGACATCGTCACCGAGCCCGAAGGGGCCGATTCTGCGGCGAGGGACCGGAATGCGGCCGCGTCGGACGCGCCCCGCATGACGGCACCGGAACTCTTCGCCGAACAGGCGGCGGCCACACCCGCCGCGGTGGCGGTGGTGGACGGCGGGCGCTCGTTCACGTATCGCGATGTGGCTGTCCAAGCAAGTGGTCTGGCTCGGTACTTGACGGACAGGGGAGTGGGGTCGGAGACGCGCGTGGCCGTCCTGGCGGACCGCTCGGCGGAACTGGTGACCGCGCTCATCGCGGTGTCGGCCGCGGGTGGTGTCTACGTCCCCGTGGACCCCGGGCTCCCCGCCGCGCGGCTGCGCATGCTGCTCGACGACGTGGCCCCGCCGGTCCTGGTCTGCGTGCGCCAGACCCGCGACGTGGTGCCGGACGAGTACCCAGGGCAACTGGTGGTCCTGGACGACCCGTCGGTCGTCCGGACCGTGGCCGCATACGCGGACGGTCCGACGGAAAACGCGCAGGAGCGCGCACCGTTGACCGCGTCCCACGCGGCGTACGTGATCTACACGTCCGGATCGACCGGCACCCCCAAGGGCGCGGTCGTCCCCCATGGGGGCCTGCGCAACCTCGTGGACGACCGCATCGAGCGCTACCGCATCGGCGCGGACAGCGCGGTGCTCCAACTCGTCTCGCCCAGCTTCGACGTCTCCATGTCGGACATCTGGCCGGTCCTGTGCGCGGGCGGCCGGCTGGTCCTCGCACCGCCCGCACGGCGCCATGCGACCGGCGAGGAACTGGTCGGCCTGATGCGCGCGGAGCGGGTGACGCACGTCGCGATGACCCCGACCCTGCTGGCGCAGCTGCCGCCGGAGGAACTGCCCGCGCTGCGCGTCCTGGTCATCGGCGGCGAACCCGTCTCCGACGAACTGCGCGGCCGGTGGTCGGCGAACCGCGAGATCTACAGCGAGTACGGGGTCACCGAGGCGACGGTCGCCTCGACGGTGAGCCGCGCCCTCGGCGCACACGACGAACCGTCGATAGGCCGACCGGTCGCCAACACCTCCGCCCACGTCCTTGACGCGTTCCTGCGACCGGTGCCCGCGGGCACGGTGGGCGAGCTGTATGTGGCGGGCGCGGGTCTGGCACGCGGCTACCTGCGGCGGACGAGGCTGACGGCACGGCGCTTCGTGGCCAGC
This Streptomyces sp. NBC_01283 DNA region includes the following protein-coding sequences:
- a CDS encoding amino acid adenylation domain-containing protein — encoded protein: MESSMVTELIAARVESTPGAVAVEGERTLSYGELWAESGQWAAYLAALGVGRGDRVAVVMERSPDLVALLLGVWRAGAAYLPVDAGSPAPRVTFVIEDAAPAVVLCTRESRSVLPQGAAVQMVDDPRVRAAIAAYDGRDVHTPVGVRDAAYVMYTSGSTGVPKGVAVPHGSVAALVGENGWAVGPDDAVLMHAPHSFDVTLFEVWVPLAAGGRVVIAGPGVVDGRRVREHVRNGVTALHVTAGSFRVMAEESPDCFTGLREVLTGGDVVPPGSVARVREACPDVTVRHLYGPTETTLCATWHVLGPGDQADSVLPIGRPLPRRQAFVLDAELRPVPVGTVGELYVAGPSLAQGYWNRYGPTAERFVACPHAPGERMYRTGDLVRESDAGELLFAGRADSQVKVRGFRVELGEVEAALAAHPAVAQAVVVAREDRQGERRLVGYVVPEDPRAPQDLDPRAVRDTIAETLPEYMVPAAVLTLDSLPVTRNGKVDREALPAPDFAAKVTGRAPRTETEALLCDLMAELLGLERVGTEDSFFELGGDSIMSMQLAARARRVHLFFRAEDVFEHATPEALAAVARSGQQETTGQVHSAGMLVDDLTEDETARLRAAVPGMTDVWPLSPLQEGLLFHATFAEDGPDVYASQRTLALDGPLDVERLRISWRTLLARHAVLRASFHQRDSGQTVQVIADGVELRWREADLSELPQGEVPAEVARLAQAERAEKFDLRAAPLLRLLLIRLGAGRHHQIVTVHHSLVDGWSTDVVFAELSEVYAAGGDGRLLPATASYQEYLTWLARQDREAAREAWRAAFAGADEPTLVAPEDLAGAPVAPDPVPFELSAELTRGVAELARSQGVTLNTVVQGAWAQILARLVGRTDVVFGTPVAGRPADLPGVESAVGLFINTVPVRVSLAADQSVAGMLADLRERQIALMARQHLGLREIRQLAGPGSVFDTLVVFENLPKTSDSAGTGTDLAIRTLGEPEDRGHYPMALIVVPDVRLRGLLVHRPDVVARDRAEVVITALRRVLEQMVADPSAPVGRLDIVTEPEGADSAARDRNAAASDAPRMTAPELFAEQAAATPAAVAVVDGGRSFTYRDVAVQASGLARYLTDRGVGSETRVAVLADRSAELVTALIAVSAAGGVYVPVDPGLPAARLRMLLDDVAPPVLVCVRQTRDVVPDEYPGQLVVLDDPSVVRTVAAYADGPTENAQERAPLTASHAAYVIYTSGSTGTPKGAVVPHGGLRNLVDDRIERYRIGADSAVLQLVSPSFDVSMSDIWPVLCAGGRLVLAPPARRHATGEELVGLMRAERVTHVAMTPTLLAQLPPEELPALRVLVIGGEPVSDELRGRWSANREIYSEYGVTEATVASTVSRALGAHDEPSIGRPVANTSAHVLDAFLRPVPAGTVGELYVAGAGLARGYLRRTRLTARRFVASPFAHGERMYRTGDLVRRTGAGDLVYAGRADAQVKVRGFRVELGEIEAALAGHPAVGRAVVILKKDRRGERRLVGYVVGTGTRSGPEADVETVHGPSVREYAAKALPDYMVPAAVLTLDTLPVTPNGKIDVPALPAPDFADHVRGRAPQGEAEELLCALFAEVLGLERVGADDNFFRLGGDSISSMQLVSRARREGAFFSAQDVFEHGSPEGLAPVVRLGAGRVSEPDVAEGEVTWTPVMRALGERALGGGFTQWVVMGTPAGLGTEVLTAGLGAVLDTHDMLRARAVADGDTGARLVVGERGSVDAARLITRIDAVDALTAAPGNPDALHASGALDDVYDLDELAGRAARDAVLRLDPFAGVMVQAVWLDAGPRRVGRLVLVVHHLAADGVSWRILAPDLRAACEGAARGEKPALDPVGTSFRRWSRLLVEEATGGNRVAELGGWTALLGDRAEPPLGERALDPARDTAAGMRHRTWTVPAHQAATLAGPTPALFHCGVHEVLLATLAGAVVRTRRGAGGAVLIDVEGHGRKPVGDADLLRTVGWFTSVHPIRLDLSGIDVTGAAAGGPAVGTLLKAVKEQARAVPGDGLGYGLLRHLNPETGPALAALPSPQIGFNYMGRFPAAAGTDAVGPWQMAGEEAIGSSTADAMPATHTLEAGATVRDADGGPELTLSLSWHGAVLDEAVAERVGHHWLDLLAGLAAHTTDPAAGGHTPSDFPLVELAQDEVEQFEAMAAELEGGRSL
- a CDS encoding ABC transporter ATP-binding protein; its protein translation is MKPHKLAFAFLLMTTVVDSLIIVSTPLLLKKIIDDGILKDDSGLIVTVALVVAGLAVVDAGAQLVQSYFSGRIGQGVSHDLRVEAFKHVQRQPMAFFTRTQTGLLASRLNGDVMLAQQALTTMLVSATSVLTVLLVLAEMFYLSWLISLIAIAMLPVFIVPGIYVGRRLQYYSRAQMQANGELGGIINERFNVGGAMLAKLFGRPREEAAAFEARAGEVRQVGIVWTVYSRLSFVFMALLASLATALVYGVGGRLVLDDVFRIGTLVALAALLGRLYGPITQLSSLQSNALTAMVSFDRIFEVLDLKPLIEEKPDPAALSAPGDGPAPEIEFDQVSFRYPRASDVSLASLESNALSAVERAKETAEVLHGMTFRVPAGKLTALVGPSGGGKTTTTHLVSRLYDPTSGSVRIDGHDLRDVSLDSLRDVVGVVSQDAHFYHDTIRVNLSYARPEATQRDLLRACDAAQIGDLIRSLPSGLDTVVGDRGYRLSGGEKQRLALARLLLKAPSVVVLDEATAHLDSESEAAIQRALTTALRDRTSLVIAHRLSTIREADQILVIDEGEVRESGTHDELLAAGGLYAELYHTQFNRPSTNGAGPDAHKERVLHGPVLGGGPVLGGSGPVLGGSGPPPAVGADHILRLGADPDER